The region GACTCCTCGGCGGCAGGCTGACGGACCTGCGTCTCGGCGACGTCGAGGCAGCCTGCCTGTTCGCCGCGCAGGTCGCGGCCCTGACCTGCGCGGTTGCCGGCCCCAACCCGCCGTGGTCGAACCAGTTGGCGCAGTTCGCGACCGTCGGCGACGCCTGATGGTCTGTCGGTCCGCACCGGAGCAATCGCGCCCGAACCGTTGACGCACTGGCCGGACTGCGCTTCATAATCGGACACTCGATGTCATCGATGACACAAGTCGACGATGACACCTCTGGTCGGCGGCGTGGACGCCGGCCTCGGCCCGGGGCTTTCGGTCCGTCCGCGCCGGGGCCGCAGTCACCGCTGCGCGGACAGCAGGGGGACAAGGAGACATCCTGAGCCCTGTACGCGTAACCCGGCATGCCCGCATGCGAGGGATCGGCTCGCTGAATCTGGACAAGCCCGTCGCCTGGCACCTCGACTTCGCTCACTGACAAGGACACGGAACCGTGAAGAAGACCCTGCTCGCCGAGTTCACCGCCCGAGAGGGAGCGGAGGACGAGGTCGCCCGCCTGATCCGGGACTACGCTCTGAGGGTGCGCGAAGAGGAAGGCAACCTGGCCTTCGACGTCTACACCAAGGCGGCAAACCCGCGCGGATACTGGATCTTCGAGGTCTACCGGGACGAGGACGCCTTCAAGACGCACCTGGACGCCCCGTACGGTGCCCCGTTCAACGCCGCCCTCACCCCGCTGATCGAGGAGGACGCCTCCGTACTGACGTTCCTCGATCCGCTGGCCACGCATCCGTAACGGGCGCTGAACACCGGCAGCGACCCGGAGCTGGAGCGCAGAAAGATCGAACTGCTGCTCCGACTCCGGGTCGACGGGGTTTGTACGCGCGCATGTACCACAGGGTCGCGGAGGTGCCGGAGCAGTTGTGGCGGAACGGCCCGCCTGTGTACAAGTAGGGGGGCAGGGGGCATCAGGCCTTGGGTCAAGCCCCGTGCACGGATGGGGCTCGCCTCTGTACCGGTTCGTCGATCCTTGGCACCGGCCGCGCTGATCTATCAGCACATGACCAATGATCGTGATCGGGCCATCGCCGACCGGCTT is a window of Streptomyces sp. NBC_00271 DNA encoding:
- a CDS encoding putative quinol monooxygenase; translated protein: MKKTLLAEFTAREGAEDEVARLIRDYALRVREEEGNLAFDVYTKAANPRGYWIFEVYRDEDAFKTHLDAPYGAPFNAALTPLIEEDASVLTFLDPLATHP